DNA sequence from the Brachybacterium avium genome:
ACCTACGGTGCCTGCTGCGGCCCGGTGCTGCGCCGGCAGCGGCACGCCGCCACGGCCGTCGCTCTGATGCGCTCGCGGTACACCGCCTTCGCGGTGGGCGATGTCGACCACCTGCTGCGCACCTGGCATCCGCGCACCCGGCCCGAACGCGCGGAACTCACCGCCCCGCCGGCCGACGAGGTGCGCTGGCTGCGTCTGGACGTGCTCGCCACGGGTGCGGGAGGGCCCTTCGACGATGCCGGCACGGTCGAGTTCACGGCCGTGTCGCAAGGTCCTCACGGCCGCCAGGAGCAGCACGAGCTTTCGCGCTTCGTCCGGGTGGACGGCAGCTGGCTCTACGTCGACGGTGATGTCTGAGGCGGCTCAGCGCCAGTGC
Encoded proteins:
- a CDS encoding YchJ family protein; translated protein: MSSPAGALPDDSRCPCGSGDTYGACCGPVLRRQRHAATAVALMRSRYTAFAVGDVDHLLRTWHPRTRPERAELTAPPADEVRWLRLDVLATGAGGPFDDAGTVEFTAVSQGPHGRQEQHELSRFVRVDGSWLYVDGDV